In Hyalangium minutum, the sequence TGGCGATCATGTCGCGCTCCTCAGGCCACGGCCGGTGTGGCGGGGACCGGCGCTGTCTGCACGTGGCCCTTGATGGTGGCGAAGTAGGCGTCCTCGAGATCCGGCTCCACGGGCTCGAAGCCCGCGCCCGGTGAGCCCTCGCTGTAGACGTGCACGCGCGTGCGCCCCATCACCAGCCGGGTGGAGATGACGCGCTGCTGGGCCTGCACGTCCGCCAGCTCCGCCTTCTCCACGAAGCGCCGCCAGATGCGCCCGGAGAGCCGCGAGATGGCCTCCTGCGGCTCGCCCGCGAGCAGCACCCGGCCCTTGTCCAGCACCGCCATCTGCGAGCACAGCTCGTGGACGTCCGCGACGATGTGCGTGGAGAGGATGACGATGACGTCCTGGCCGATGTCCGCCAGCAGGTTGTGGAAGCGGACACGCTCCTCGGGATCCAGACCGGCGGTGGGCTCGTCCACGATGAGCAACTGGGGGTTGCCCAGCAGCGCCTGCGCAATCCCGAAGCGCTGGCGCATGCCGCCGGAGAAGCTGCCCAGTGGCTTCTTGCGAGCCGCGTAGAGGTTGGTCTGGTTCAGCAGCGCGGAGACGCGCGCCTTGCGCTCCTTCGCCTGGCTGATGCCCTTGAGCGTGGCCAGGTGCTCCAGCAGATCCTCGGCGGACACCTTGGGGTAGAGACCGAAGTCCTGCGGCAGGTAGCCGAGCACCCGCCGCACCGCGTCCTTGTCCCGCAGCACGTCGATATTCCCGAGCGTGGCGCTCCCGCTGTCCGCCTCCTGGAGCGTGGCCAGGGTGCGCATCAGCGTGGACTTGCCCGCGCC encodes:
- a CDS encoding ABC transporter ATP-binding protein, translated to MELRIQNLSKRYPNGTQALADVTLTVRPGMFGLLGPNGAGKSTLMRTLATLQEADSGSATLGNIDVLRDKDAVRRVLGYLPQDFGLYPKVSAEDLLEHLATLKGISQAKERKARVSALLNQTNLYAARKKPLGSFSGGMRQRFGIAQALLGNPQLLIVDEPTAGLDPEERVRFHNLLADIGQDVIVILSTHIVADVHELCSQMAVLDKGRVLLAGEPQEAISRLSGRIWRRFVEKAELADVQAQQRVISTRLVMGRTRVHVYSEGSPGAGFEPVEPDLEDAYFATIKGHVQTAPVPATPAVA